From a single Vibrio tubiashii ATCC 19109 genomic region:
- a CDS encoding peptide ABC transporter substrate-binding protein — protein sequence MNNAQTRLFLLILLSLFSLSASADHLTIGNGVEVATLDPHKAQGVAESNVLRDLFEGLVITNRRGDLVPGNAHHWQTSDHQHYRFTLRDDIFWSNGEPVTAQDYVYSWRRAVDPNTASPYAWFLSAAHIRGAQAIIDGASPVSALGVKSESPHSLLVELDRPVPYFVHMLAHTSFLPVHQKTIQRFGDHWTQPQHIVTNGAFLLMEWVINERLELGRNPSYWDHANTELERVTYLALNNPISEMYRFMTGEIDLTSTVPLEHYTRLRREQPESLLRKPNLCTEFYQFNTLRPPLNDVRIRQALAYAIDRNVLTDRLLAQGQIPAYHLIPPTTQAAPNWQPALANLTQSRRDSFARQLFAQAGYTKDHPLHLTLLYNTSDSIKKIALAISAMWQSTLPVKVELLNQEWKSYLSSTRLGEYQIARMGWCADYNEASAFLSYLASDALGGKYYHNRFYDSLLEKASLADTTAERVHFYQQAEEHLWGTMPLIPLYFGVTNRLATPRLQGYDPGYPAALYSKDLSLQPPPKTP from the coding sequence ATGAATAACGCTCAAACTCGCCTCTTTCTCCTAATTCTACTCTCACTGTTTTCTTTATCAGCGAGCGCTGACCATCTGACTATCGGTAATGGCGTCGAAGTCGCCACCTTAGATCCGCATAAAGCGCAAGGTGTGGCCGAAAGCAATGTGCTGCGTGATTTGTTTGAAGGCCTGGTGATCACCAACCGCCGCGGTGATCTCGTGCCCGGCAATGCCCACCACTGGCAAACCAGCGATCATCAACACTACCGCTTTACCCTTCGCGACGACATTTTTTGGTCAAACGGCGAGCCCGTCACGGCCCAGGACTATGTTTACAGTTGGCGCCGAGCGGTCGACCCTAATACCGCTTCTCCGTATGCATGGTTTCTCAGCGCGGCGCACATTCGAGGCGCTCAAGCGATCATTGATGGTGCCTCTCCAGTCTCAGCACTGGGGGTCAAATCAGAGAGCCCTCATTCTCTCCTTGTCGAACTCGATCGCCCTGTACCCTACTTTGTCCATATGCTGGCGCACACAAGCTTTCTTCCTGTCCATCAAAAAACGATACAACGTTTTGGCGATCACTGGACTCAACCTCAACATATCGTGACCAATGGCGCCTTCCTGTTGATGGAGTGGGTGATTAACGAACGTCTAGAGCTTGGCCGAAACCCCAGTTACTGGGATCATGCCAATACCGAGCTTGAACGAGTGACCTACCTCGCGCTTAACAACCCGATCTCTGAGATGTACCGCTTTATGACGGGGGAGATAGACCTCACTTCTACAGTCCCTCTAGAGCACTACACCCGACTGCGTCGAGAACAGCCAGAGAGCCTTTTGCGTAAACCCAATCTATGCACAGAGTTTTACCAATTTAATACGTTACGTCCCCCGCTTAACGACGTTCGAATACGTCAGGCACTGGCTTACGCCATCGACCGAAATGTGCTTACCGATCGTCTGCTTGCACAAGGCCAAATCCCTGCCTACCATTTGATCCCCCCGACAACGCAAGCTGCCCCGAACTGGCAACCTGCCTTAGCCAATCTCACGCAGAGTCGCCGAGATTCATTTGCTCGGCAGTTGTTCGCACAAGCTGGGTATACAAAAGACCACCCTCTGCACCTAACGCTCCTATACAACACCAGCGATTCGATCAAAAAAATCGCCTTAGCCATCAGTGCAATGTGGCAATCAACCTTGCCTGTCAAAGTCGAACTACTCAACCAAGAGTGGAAAAGTTACCTCTCTAGCACTCGACTGGGAGAATATCAAATCGCTCGCATGGGGTGGTGCGCGGACTACAATGAGGCCAGTGCGTTTCTTTCTTACTTGGCCAGTGATGCACTCGGCGGAAAGTACTATCACAACCGCTTCTATGACTCACTCCTTGAGAAAGCCAGCCTCGCAGACACCACCGCAGAACGCGTCCATTTCTACCAGCAAGCCGAGGAGCACCTTTGGGGTACCATGCCACTGATCCCTTTATACTTTGGCGTCACAAATCGGCTCGCGACACCAAGACTACAAGGGTACGACCCTGGTTACCCAGCGGCTCTTTACAGTAAGGATCTTTCACTACAACCACCACCAAAAACGCCGTAA
- the tssC gene encoding type VI secretion system contractile sheath large subunit, which produces MSVEQQATQNVAEAEASLSFLDRAISATAQTPVDTTKELLSIMTAQALEGTVTWDKNLTLTIEKAIGQLDRKISEQLSTVMQNAEFQKMEGSWLGLQKLVKNSELGPDLKIKLADYTKEELLEQFEDAPAIDRSRFFNMVYQEEFGTAGGQPYGALLGDYEFGYGDEDVSLLRYMGEVASASHSPFVAAANAGMFDFNSFSTFAEGKPVATGFDSPAYASWNAFRESDDSRYVALTLPKTMARLPYGADTVPVKSFAFEELKTRDNGQAIVSSDNEFVWSNAAYEFGLLMTQAYTKYGWCTAIRGTENGGKVENLPNFTHVSDAGDLLQQCPTEVNFTDEREKELSDLGFLPLVHYKNTNYAVFMGAQTTHKPKTYTDPDATANAAISARLPYTMASSRIAQYLKVMGRDRIGSNLNPSDVERELNSWINQYVNPNAIGNDAKATHPLVEAKVTVEEQAGRPGAYSAVAYLRPWLQMEELTTSLRMVANIPG; this is translated from the coding sequence ATGTCGGTAGAACAACAAGCAACGCAAAATGTGGCAGAAGCAGAGGCTTCACTGAGTTTTCTTGATCGTGCGATCAGTGCGACCGCCCAGACGCCGGTCGATACGACGAAAGAGTTGTTGAGCATTATGACGGCCCAAGCGCTAGAAGGGACCGTTACGTGGGATAAAAACCTCACACTGACGATTGAGAAAGCCATCGGCCAGCTTGATCGCAAGATCTCTGAGCAGTTGTCTACAGTGATGCAAAACGCTGAGTTCCAGAAAATGGAAGGGTCTTGGCTGGGTCTGCAAAAACTCGTTAAAAATAGCGAGTTAGGACCAGATTTAAAGATCAAACTGGCGGATTACACCAAAGAAGAACTGCTTGAACAATTCGAAGATGCCCCAGCAATTGATCGTAGTCGCTTTTTCAACATGGTGTACCAGGAAGAATTTGGTACGGCCGGGGGTCAGCCATACGGTGCTCTCCTTGGGGATTACGAGTTTGGTTACGGTGATGAAGATGTGTCCTTGCTTCGTTACATGGGCGAAGTCGCGTCGGCATCTCACTCTCCATTTGTTGCGGCGGCAAACGCTGGCATGTTCGATTTCAATTCATTCAGTACCTTTGCTGAAGGTAAGCCAGTCGCTACAGGCTTTGACTCGCCAGCGTATGCAAGTTGGAATGCATTCCGTGAAAGCGATGACTCGCGTTACGTAGCGCTGACCTTACCTAAGACAATGGCACGCTTACCCTACGGCGCGGATACAGTGCCAGTGAAGTCTTTTGCGTTTGAAGAGCTGAAAACACGTGACAACGGTCAAGCCATTGTGTCATCAGACAACGAGTTTGTTTGGAGCAACGCAGCGTATGAATTTGGCTTACTCATGACTCAAGCCTACACAAAATACGGTTGGTGTACGGCGATTCGTGGTACGGAAAATGGCGGCAAAGTTGAAAACTTACCGAACTTTACGCACGTGTCAGATGCCGGTGATCTACTGCAGCAATGCCCGACTGAGGTCAACTTTACCGATGAACGCGAGAAAGAACTGAGTGATCTGGGTTTCTTGCCGCTCGTGCATTACAAAAACACGAACTACGCGGTATTTATGGGCGCGCAGACGACGCACAAGCCAAAGACTTACACAGATCCTGATGCAACCGCAAACGCCGCAATTTCAGCTCGTTTACCTTATACGATGGCTAGCAGCCGCATTGCTCAGTACCTCAAAGTCATGGGCCGTGACCGCATTGGTTCTAACTTAAATCCAAGCGATGTTGAGCGTGAGCTGAACAGTTGGATCAATCAGTACGTGAACCCAAATGCGATTGGTAACGATGCGAAAGCCACGCACCCGTTGGTTGAGGCAAAAGTCACCGTCGAAGAACAAGCTGGCCGACCTGGTGCTTATTCAGCGGTGGCCTACCTTCGTCCTTGGCTACAGATGGAAGAATTGACGACCTCATTACGTATGGTCGCAAACATCCCTGGTTAA
- a CDS encoding YbhB/YbcL family Raf kinase inhibitor-like protein yields the protein MKGIAKTILAVGIMTVSSAQAFELTSDDIREGHPMDKTFEFQGWGCEGGNLSPQLTWKGAPPGTKSFAISVYDPDAPTGSGFWHWLAFNIPASVHTLPRGADIKKLGGTESRIDFGTAGFGGACPPVADGMHRYQFTVWALPTAKLELDEQTPAAVVGFTLNSLALDKVTLTATYTR from the coding sequence ATGAAAGGGATAGCCAAAACAATACTGGCAGTAGGTATCATGACGGTGAGCTCGGCGCAGGCGTTTGAGCTGACGAGCGATGACATTCGCGAAGGTCATCCGATGGACAAGACCTTTGAGTTTCAGGGGTGGGGGTGTGAGGGTGGTAACCTGTCGCCGCAATTGACGTGGAAGGGGGCCCCACCAGGAACCAAGAGCTTCGCGATCTCGGTGTACGATCCAGATGCCCCAACAGGCAGTGGCTTTTGGCATTGGTTGGCGTTTAATATTCCGGCGTCTGTCCATACCCTGCCGCGCGGCGCAGACATTAAAAAGTTAGGTGGAACGGAATCACGCATTGATTTTGGCACTGCTGGCTTTGGTGGGGCATGCCCACCCGTGGCAGATGGCATGCATCGCTATCAGTTTACCGTTTGGGCTTTACCGACGGCGAAACTGGAATTAGATGAGCAAACGCCCGCCGCGGTGGTTGGGTTCACTTTAAATAGTCTGGCGCTGGACAAAGTCACATTAACAGCGACTTATACGCGCTAG
- the tssB gene encoding type VI secretion system contractile sheath small subunit — protein MSLNSQHKRVSKNRVSITYDVETNGAVETKELPFVVGVIGDFSGHKPESEKVALEEREFTGVDKDNFDSVMGQIHPRLSYKVDNKLAKDDTQFDVNLSFRSMKDFHPENLVEQIDPLKQLVETRNQLKVLLSKADRSRDLESLLKEVLQSTDAINGLAEELGLNQEGGE, from the coding sequence ATGTCATTGAACTCGCAACACAAGCGCGTCAGTAAGAACCGAGTCAGCATCACGTACGACGTGGAAACCAATGGTGCTGTTGAAACCAAAGAACTGCCGTTTGTCGTCGGTGTAATTGGTGATTTCTCGGGCCATAAACCGGAATCGGAAAAAGTCGCGCTTGAAGAGCGTGAATTTACTGGCGTTGATAAAGACAACTTCGACTCTGTGATGGGGCAAATCCACCCACGTTTGTCGTACAAAGTGGACAACAAGCTAGCAAAAGACGACACCCAATTTGATGTGAATTTGAGCTTTCGCTCGATGAAAGATTTTCATCCGGAGAATCTGGTTGAGCAGATCGACCCACTTAAGCAGTTAGTTGAGACACGTAATCAACTCAAAGTGTTGTTGAGTAAAGCGGACCGCTCAAGAGATCTCGAGAGTTTGTTAAAAGAAGTTCTACAAAGTACAGACGCCATCAATGGCTTAGCTGAGGAACTTGGTTTAAATCAGGAGGGCGGCGAATAA
- the tssE gene encoding type VI secretion system baseplate subunit TssE: MSLMAKLNQGWRNDIDAVRDVIVDNVCDLISSRAPLWSNEPSIPEATIAGLGMRNIARAQSKTNTADIIDEIEALIRFYEPRLTQVEIEVQEGTNATNQLSFRLSAVVHSDLGDEAIVLDSFLDLSSNKLDVRKSNFV, encoded by the coding sequence ATGAGTCTAATGGCAAAACTCAATCAGGGGTGGCGCAATGACATTGATGCCGTCCGCGACGTCATTGTGGATAACGTTTGTGATTTGATCTCGAGTCGGGCACCTCTATGGTCGAACGAGCCATCTATCCCAGAAGCGACCATTGCTGGCTTGGGGATGCGAAATATTGCTCGCGCACAAAGTAAAACAAACACTGCCGACATTATTGACGAAATTGAAGCGCTAATCCGTTTCTATGAGCCACGTTTAACGCAGGTTGAAATTGAGGTGCAGGAAGGGACAAACGCGACGAACCAACTGAGTTTTCGTCTGTCTGCTGTGGTCCACTCCGATCTTGGCGATGAAGCCATCGTGTTGGACTCCTTTCTGGATCTCAGCAGCAACAAACTTGATGTAAGGAAGTCTAATTTTGTCTAA
- a CDS encoding H-NS family histone-like protein, producing MEIQEQHKILLNKGRLRAQLKHCSSDDLMLAIDNLTTVIQERRQTTLNNKLAKIAQRIDREGIDVSLLLARLGQMTTSGSTSQNGA from the coding sequence ATGGAGATTCAGGAACAACACAAAATTTTATTGAACAAAGGTCGTTTACGGGCACAACTGAAACACTGTTCTAGTGACGATTTGATGTTAGCTATCGACAATCTCACCACCGTGATACAAGAGCGTCGCCAAACGACGTTGAACAACAAACTAGCAAAAATCGCCCAACGGATTGATAGAGAAGGGATCGACGTTTCGTTATTACTTGCTCGACTTGGGCAAATGACCACCTCCGGCTCAACAAGTCAAAATGGCGCTTAA
- a CDS encoding Hcp family type VI secretion system effector, which produces MASIYMRVSDLQVEGAATIGQLETAEGKNDGWFAINSYAWGGARNVAMDIGNSTNADSGMVGVSEVSVTKEVDGASEDLLSYLFNPGKDGRTVEIAFTKPANEGQGVEVYFQIKLEKARLVSYNVSGTDGSQPFESLSLSYTSISQKHHYEKVGGELQSGGVVTYDLPTGKMTSGK; this is translated from the coding sequence ATGGCAAGTATTTATATGCGCGTTAGCGATCTTCAAGTTGAAGGGGCGGCAACAATTGGTCAGCTTGAAACGGCTGAGGGCAAAAATGATGGTTGGTTTGCTATCAACTCCTATGCGTGGGGCGGTGCACGTAACGTTGCGATGGACATTGGTAACAGCACCAATGCTGACTCCGGTATGGTTGGCGTGAGCGAAGTCAGTGTCACTAAAGAAGTGGATGGTGCGTCGGAAGACCTTCTGTCTTACCTATTTAACCCAGGCAAAGACGGTCGTACGGTTGAGATCGCGTTCACGAAACCAGCGAACGAAGGCCAAGGTGTGGAAGTGTACTTCCAAATCAAACTCGAAAAAGCACGTTTGGTTTCTTACAACGTGAGCGGTACAGACGGCTCACAACCTTTTGAGAGCCTGTCGCTGTCTTACACGTCGATTTCTCAGAAGCACCACTATGAAAAAGTGGGCGGCGAGCTGCAAAGCGGCGGCGTTGTGACCTACGACTTACCGACCGGAAAAATGACGTCTGGTAAGTAA
- a CDS encoding aromatic amino acid transporter, with protein METTSQSKHPSLIGGVCIIASICIGAGMLGLPTVGAGAWTLWSLFTMFVTMLVMTLSGCLILEVLQTYPYTSSFSTLTQDLLGTPMTWLNNIMVYFVGGILLYAYISSAGQLLHQYLDISVPYASIAFTALFSYVVWHSTFWVDRLSVLLMIIVIFTFAFSATQLAFHIDVDHVVGIVSWQQSQYIWALFPIAVASFGYHHAVSSMRDYYRNERMAQYSLIGGTSIAFLCYAIWLVCVYGNLPQAAFHAVIEQGGNIDALLEAVNQFIPHRYTTLFINSFSTAALLSSFVGVGLGVFDFLADMLHFDNSRRGRTKTWAATFLPPLLCSLLLPFGFVSAIALAAAAAAIWMCLIPALLVYKTRQKRHNPSPTYRVYGGNIALLIVFVFGLGIIVINLLSVFNALPVFWSTPFS; from the coding sequence ATGGAAACAACATCTCAATCAAAACACCCGTCTTTGATCGGCGGAGTATGCATCATCGCAAGCATCTGTATTGGGGCTGGAATGCTTGGTCTACCGACCGTCGGGGCGGGGGCTTGGACACTGTGGTCACTCTTTACGATGTTTGTCACCATGTTAGTGATGACCCTCAGTGGCTGCTTGATCCTAGAGGTTCTCCAAACCTACCCTTACACTTCTTCTTTTTCAACGCTGACTCAAGACTTACTGGGTACCCCAATGACCTGGTTGAACAACATCATGGTGTACTTCGTGGGGGGCATTTTATTGTATGCATACATTTCTTCAGCCGGGCAACTCCTCCATCAGTATCTTGACATCTCGGTGCCCTATGCTTCGATTGCGTTTACTGCCCTCTTTTCTTACGTGGTCTGGCATTCCACTTTTTGGGTGGATCGCCTTTCTGTTTTACTGATGATCATCGTGATTTTCACTTTTGCCTTCAGTGCGACTCAACTGGCCTTTCATATCGATGTCGACCACGTAGTGGGCATTGTTAGCTGGCAGCAGAGCCAATACATCTGGGCACTGTTTCCGATCGCCGTCGCCTCATTTGGTTATCATCATGCCGTCTCGTCAATGCGCGATTATTATCGCAATGAGCGCATGGCGCAATATTCTCTGATCGGGGGGACGTCTATTGCCTTTCTATGCTACGCAATATGGCTGGTGTGCGTTTATGGTAACTTACCTCAGGCTGCTTTCCATGCCGTGATCGAACAAGGTGGTAACATTGACGCCTTACTTGAAGCGGTAAACCAGTTCATTCCCCATCGCTACACAACCTTATTCATCAACAGCTTTTCGACCGCCGCTTTGTTGTCAAGCTTCGTCGGTGTGGGTTTGGGGGTATTTGACTTTTTGGCCGACATGTTGCATTTCGATAACAGTCGCCGAGGACGCACCAAAACCTGGGCCGCAACGTTTTTGCCGCCTCTCTTGTGTTCATTACTGCTGCCTTTTGGTTTTGTGAGTGCTATTGCGCTGGCCGCCGCAGCCGCAGCAATTTGGATGTGCCTCATTCCAGCATTGTTAGTGTATAAAACCCGCCAAAAGCGTCACAACCCTTCCCCTACCTATCGCGTGTATGGTGGAAACATTGCCTTACTCATCGTCTTTGTTTTTGGGCTGGGGATCATTGTCATTAATCTATTGAGTGTCTTCAATGCCTTACCTGTCTTTTGGAGCACACCCTTTTCATAG
- a CDS encoding type VI secretion system protein TssA, protein MPFLKSQAEQLSQPISDELVCGVYLKMDKSAFRPLRNEFNVAQTALRKLSQNPAESEKDELIAACHASWQSLSERLLETFAHTTRDIELISWFIAAQCLLDPSLESAANSIEWLADLAEQHWDHLNPVLTEEKLISDESAAIAKQQAEAKIKALMQLVGESEESCLLYGPLLQLPLVGTVTFYDYQSAERRGETSQLKSSLSAVVAQERAAITAKLDNLSQALAQLDRLRVNVAQRSQALGVKAANFGFVTGLLRRVDQALFHLTGIKVTATTEPKAAAPADEPSVASESTIIEPSTCTSEPLQPETTSQHLHAGNLSALGALNNMNRDLAFHLLREIADYFRQSEPHSPSAFMLEKVIRWGYLPLPELLQEMMAEKSADSVSAMFNAVGLNHLEQVTLPEVTRPAITPVPSVAPQVSEAPSAQELVSQTSPVDTQPQQDDEPKSSAKSGLSW, encoded by the coding sequence ATGCCATTTTTAAAATCTCAGGCTGAACAGCTTTCTCAACCAATCAGTGATGAGTTGGTGTGTGGTGTTTACTTGAAAATGGACAAAAGTGCGTTTCGTCCATTACGGAATGAGTTCAATGTTGCGCAAACCGCATTGCGTAAACTCAGTCAGAATCCGGCAGAAAGCGAAAAAGACGAGTTGATAGCCGCGTGTCACGCAAGTTGGCAGTCCTTGTCCGAGCGTTTGCTTGAAACTTTCGCCCACACCACGCGAGACATCGAGTTAATTTCTTGGTTTATCGCGGCTCAATGTTTGCTCGACCCTAGTCTTGAGAGTGCGGCCAATAGCATCGAATGGTTAGCGGACTTGGCAGAGCAGCACTGGGATCATCTCAACCCCGTCTTGACTGAAGAAAAACTCATATCCGACGAGAGTGCAGCCATCGCCAAGCAACAAGCTGAAGCGAAAATTAAGGCATTGATGCAACTGGTTGGGGAGAGTGAAGAGAGCTGTTTGCTGTATGGGCCACTGCTTCAACTTCCCTTGGTCGGAACGGTAACGTTTTATGACTACCAAAGCGCTGAGCGCCGAGGTGAAACCAGTCAATTAAAGTCGTCTCTCTCCGCAGTAGTCGCTCAAGAGCGCGCTGCCATCACCGCTAAATTGGACAATTTGAGCCAAGCACTCGCGCAGTTGGATAGATTACGCGTAAACGTCGCTCAGCGAAGCCAAGCATTAGGCGTCAAAGCGGCCAATTTTGGCTTCGTGACGGGATTACTGCGTCGCGTGGACCAAGCGCTATTTCATCTCACTGGGATCAAAGTGACGGCGACGACGGAGCCGAAAGCCGCAGCGCCTGCTGATGAGCCTTCTGTGGCTTCCGAGTCCACGATTATTGAGCCATCGACTTGTACATCGGAGCCTTTGCAGCCTGAGACAACGTCACAGCACCTCCATGCTGGGAACTTGTCCGCGTTGGGCGCGCTCAACAATATGAACCGTGATCTGGCGTTCCATCTATTGAGAGAGATCGCGGACTATTTTCGCCAAAGCGAGCCGCATAGTCCTAGCGCTTTCATGTTAGAGAAGGTGATTCGTTGGGGCTATCTCCCTCTGCCAGAGTTGTTGCAAGAGATGATGGCAGAGAAAAGCGCTGACTCGGTCAGTGCAATGTTTAATGCCGTTGGGCTCAATCACCTTGAGCAGGTGACTCTGCCTGAAGTGACACGCCCAGCGATCACCCCGGTGCCTTCGGTGGCTCCGCAAGTTTCGGAAGCACCAAGTGCCCAAGAGTTAGTATCACAGACTTCCCCTGTCGATACCCAACCTCAACAAGATGACGAACCTAAATCCTCAGCGAAATCTGGCTTGAGCTGGTAA
- a CDS encoding type VI secretion system contractile sheath domain-containing protein, whose product MKVDSEIPLSPISSSAWQALLAKAPRQSKVQFKAWLTRLIAQLDALLSDQLSEVIQHPQFQQLEASWTGIESLTEVQVSQRRVKIKLLDASWQVVASDLNHSFDLKHSGLYQKLYANEFDTAGGVPFGLVMVDHKISADYNPDQEWDDLFTLQLLSELGEMAFCPMVLGVDELFFGDDPRRQLHDRARIDRILSSRDLVSWQLLRGRSSSRFLHLVMPEFLMRQPYQHCPAGFLFNQEQREHCALWGNSGYLVLSNVMREFDRISWFGFLRSYDDTGNYGAVVPNSGSLRTKVDLFAEDDGFWAAQGFMPLTSLYLSDQKGFFSNQSVWQAPSPDQRQLGMLQTNLMACRFGHYIKAQIRDQVGRYDSVESCRRSLERWLDQYISNVSYGEDSILARYPLRSCYVRIEESEHDKTRYLCEIMLQPQYQFEMMDAKVVLTASVSGQEVGESQ is encoded by the coding sequence ATGAAAGTTGACTCCGAAATACCACTCAGCCCAATAAGCTCTTCCGCCTGGCAGGCCTTATTAGCTAAGGCGCCACGTCAATCAAAAGTGCAATTCAAAGCATGGCTTACTCGTTTGATTGCTCAGCTTGATGCACTGCTCAGTGACCAGCTATCTGAAGTCATTCAGCATCCGCAGTTTCAGCAACTGGAAGCGTCTTGGACTGGAATCGAATCTTTAACAGAGGTTCAAGTTTCGCAGCGTCGTGTGAAAATTAAGCTGCTCGATGCCAGTTGGCAAGTGGTGGCTTCCGATCTTAACCATTCATTCGATTTAAAGCATTCGGGGCTGTATCAGAAATTATATGCCAACGAGTTTGATACGGCGGGAGGAGTGCCTTTCGGGCTTGTCATGGTTGACCATAAGATCAGTGCCGACTACAACCCAGATCAAGAGTGGGATGACTTATTCACTCTTCAACTGTTATCTGAGTTGGGTGAAATGGCATTTTGTCCAATGGTGTTAGGTGTTGATGAACTCTTTTTTGGGGATGACCCTCGTCGACAACTGCATGATCGAGCTCGTATAGACCGTATTCTAAGCAGCCGTGATCTCGTGTCGTGGCAACTGCTACGAGGGCGCAGCTCGTCACGTTTTCTCCACTTAGTGATGCCAGAGTTTTTAATGCGCCAACCTTATCAGCATTGTCCTGCTGGCTTTCTGTTTAACCAAGAACAACGTGAGCATTGTGCCTTATGGGGGAACAGTGGCTACCTGGTCTTGAGTAATGTGATGCGCGAGTTTGACCGCATCAGTTGGTTTGGGTTTTTGCGTTCATACGATGACACTGGAAACTATGGAGCGGTAGTGCCGAACTCTGGATCACTGCGCACGAAAGTAGACTTGTTTGCAGAGGACGATGGCTTTTGGGCCGCGCAGGGATTCATGCCCTTAACGAGCCTTTATTTGAGTGATCAAAAAGGATTTTTTAGCAATCAGTCCGTCTGGCAAGCCCCGAGCCCAGATCAACGTCAACTAGGAATGCTACAGACCAATTTGATGGCCTGCCGATTTGGTCACTACATCAAAGCACAAATCCGTGATCAGGTTGGACGGTACGACAGTGTGGAAAGTTGTCGACGTAGCCTTGAGCGGTGGCTGGATCAATACATCAGCAACGTGAGCTATGGAGAAGACTCGATCTTAGCGCGGTATCCCCTCCGTTCCTGCTATGTGCGAATTGAAGAGTCAGAACACGATAAGACGCGTTATCTGTGTGAAATCATGCTCCAGCCTCAGTATCAGTTTGAAATGATGGACGCCAAAGTCGTGTTGACCGCGTCGGTATCTGGACAAGAAGTGGGAGAGAGTCAATGA